From the Corynebacterium sp. P3-F1 genome, the window ACCAGGTGGCTGCCACCATCCAGCCGAAGTAGGACGAGCCGAAATAGAACCAGAGGCAAATCCCTCGGCTCACCGGATCACGCCCTGTGGAAGACCCCACAGGGCGTTTTTCTTCCCGGTTTCGTGAATACGGCTCGTCACGGGCGAAGGACACGGTGTGGGTGACGCTGACTAAGGAAGGCGAAAGGGCCCTGGAAGGTCACTTGGAAGCCCTGAACCGATACGCTGAGCCGCATGACGAAACTGACTAGGACTCCTGAGGAGCTTCAGCAGGCGCTTGACCACGGCGGTGCAAACGGTGCCGTGTCACTTGTGCCAACGATGGGCGCTCTCCACAGCGGGCATATCTCCCTTGTGCGTGAAGCGCAAAAATTGGGCAACCCGGTGGTGGTGAGCATCTTTGTCAACCCCCTCCAGTTCGCGCCGGGGGAGGATTTGGATGCGTACCCGCGCACTCTCGACGAGGATCTGGCCAAGCTCGAGTCGGAGGGCGTGGAGGCTGTGTTCGCGCCGAGTGTATCCACGATGTACCCCCATGGCACCCGAACCACTATCCATCCGGGGCCGCTTGGAGCGGTGCTGGAAGGGAAGACCCGTCCGACGCATTTCGCGGGAGTGCTCACGGTCGTGGCCAAGCTGTTCGCGCTTACCGGCGCTACCGACGCGTTCTTCGGCGAGAAGGATTACCAGCAACTCGCGCTCATCCGGCAGATGGTCGAGGATCTCCACCTGCCAGTGCGCATCCACGGTTGCCCGATCATCCGGGAGGAAAGCGGCCTAGCCCTGTCGTCCCGCAACCGGTACTTGAGCGAGGCTGAGCAGGAAGCTGCGATGGCTCTCTCGCGGGCTCTGGCGACAGGGACGTACGAGGCAGCCCTAGCTGAGCTTGATGCAGCTGAGGGGATTGAGCTGGACTACCTCGAGGTGACCACTCCTGACCTCAGTGAGGTGCCGGAAGGCTACCATGGTCCCGGGCGCCTGCTCGTCGCCGCGAAGGTGGGGCAGACCCGCCTCATCGACAACGCGGCGATTGACATCTAGGTCCTAAAAGGTGTGCTCTTCTGCGGGGAATTCACCCTCGTGGACGGCACGCTTGTAGTCGGCGGCGGCAGCACCGAGTGCTTCACCGACCGCACCGAACTGGCGGACAAAACGGGCGCGGTGACCGCCGGCAGGGAAGTCCGCCAGGTCGTGCCAGACCAGCACCTGGGCATCGGTGTCCGGCCCCGCGCCGATGCCGATGGTGGGCACGGGGCAGGACTCGGTGATCTCCTTGGCTAATTGCGCGGGGACCATCTCGAAGACAACCATGTCCGCACCTGCCTCGACGACTGCCCGGGTGTCTGCGCGGAGCTGCTCGGCGCTCTCGTTGCGACCCTGCACCTTGAAGCCGCTTAGATTGTCCACGGACTGCGGGGTGAAGCCGACGTGGGCGCAGACAGCGAGGCCGGCATTCTTCAGGGCCGCGATGCGTGGAGCGATGCGCACGCCGCCTTCGAGCTTGACCATGTGGGCACCGCTCCGCCGGATCATCTCGGTGGCGGTGCGGACGCACTGCTCGTCGGAGGCCTCGTAACTACCGAAGGGCAGGTCCGCCACCACCAGAGCGTTGCCGGCGCCTCGCACAACAGCGGCGGCGAGGTAGGTCATCTCCTCGACGGACACTTGGTTCGTGGTTTCGTACCCGTACACCACGTTGGCGGCGGAATCGCCGACCAGCATGCATTCAATCCCAGCTTCGGCGAAAACGCGGGCGGTGGAGTAGTCGTACGCCGTGAGCATCGCCCACTTTTCACCGTCGAGCTTCTTCTGCTTCAGGTCCGCGATCCGGACTTTCTTGGTGGGGGTCAGGTATCCAGACATGGACACAGTCTAAGCACGAGTGGAGGTGACAGCGGCGATCACATCGGGGTCAGCCGTTTCTGCATCGACGGAGACCGGGTCCATCGGGCCGGCGTCTGTCGGAGTCTCATGGCGGGGGAGGCGCAAGACAGGGCAAACGATCGGCACGCCGGCATCGTTAATGATGCGCGCGGAAATGCCGTACACCCGCTCGAGCAACTCCGGGGTGAGCACTTCCGCGGGAGTGCCTTTGGCGATGGTGTGGCCGTCCTTAATCACCAGCAACTCGTCGCAGAAGCGGGCGGCCAAGTTCAGGTCGTGCAGGGCGACGAGTGCCTGGCGGTCGTCACCGCGGACCTCGTCCTGGATGATTTGCAGCAGCTCCACCTGGTGGCGGAGGTCGAGGGCGGATGTCGGTTCGTCGAGAAGCATGACGCGCGGGGAGCGCACCAGCATCTGCGCCACGGCGACGAGCTGACGCTGGCCGCCGGACATGTCCGAGATCATGCGGTCCGACAGTTTGGTGATGCCCAGGCGGTGCATGACAGCCGCCGTCTTCTCAAGCGCGTTGCCGGTGCCTTCGCCGCGGCGGCGGGCCGAGACCATGACGGACTCGAAAGCGGTCAGCGTCGCGCGGGAGAGCATGTCCTGTGGCACGTAGCCGACTGTCTGCACGCGCTCTTTAGCGGATAGAGCGCGGCCGTCGACAACGATGTCGCTGCTGCCTTCCGAGGGTTTGTTGATGCCGGCGAGGGTCTTTACCAACGTCGACTTACCGGCACCGTTCGGGCCGATGAGGCCGGTGATCTTGCCGTCCTGGAGCGGGCCGAAACTCATGCCGTCGATGATGGTGGCCCGGCCGTACCGCACCGTGAGGTTTGTTGCGCTGATGGCCATGGGGGCTTAAGCACTCCTTCCACGCGAGCGGGTGAAGATGAGGAACACGAAGAACGGCACGCCGACAAGCGCAGTGATGATACCGAGCGGGATAGCCACGCCCGGGATGATGGACAGGGACACAGCGTACGCGAGGCTCATGAGCATGGCTCCGGCGGCTGCCGCACCGGGGAGGAAGAATTTCTGGTCCTCGCCGACGATCATGCGGGCGATGTGCGGGCCGACAAGTCCGATGAAGCCGATGATGCCGGTGAAGGAGACAGAAGCCGCCGCGAGGAGTGAGGCAACGAGCAGGGTGGTCACGCGCAGTCGCTGGACGTTG encodes:
- the panC gene encoding pantoate--beta-alanine ligase produces the protein MTKLTRTPEELQQALDHGGANGAVSLVPTMGALHSGHISLVREAQKLGNPVVVSIFVNPLQFAPGEDLDAYPRTLDEDLAKLESEGVEAVFAPSVSTMYPHGTRTTIHPGPLGAVLEGKTRPTHFAGVLTVVAKLFALTGATDAFFGEKDYQQLALIRQMVEDLHLPVRIHGCPIIREESGLALSSRNRYLSEAEQEAAMALSRALATGTYEAALAELDAAEGIELDYLEVTTPDLSEVPEGYHGPGRLLVAAKVGQTRLIDNAAIDI
- the panB gene encoding 3-methyl-2-oxobutanoate hydroxymethyltransferase, with the translated sequence MSGYLTPTKKVRIADLKQKKLDGEKWAMLTAYDYSTARVFAEAGIECMLVGDSAANVVYGYETTNQVSVEEMTYLAAAVVRGAGNALVVADLPFGSYEASDEQCVRTATEMIRRSGAHMVKLEGGVRIAPRIAALKNAGLAVCAHVGFTPQSVDNLSGFKVQGRNESAEQLRADTRAVVEAGADMVVFEMVPAQLAKEITESCPVPTIGIGAGPDTDAQVLVWHDLADFPAGGHRARFVRQFGAVGEALGAAAADYKRAVHEGEFPAEEHTF
- a CDS encoding ABC transporter ATP-binding protein, giving the protein MAISATNLTVRYGRATIIDGMSFGPLQDGKITGLIGPNGAGKSTLVKTLAGINKPSEGSSDIVVDGRALSAKERVQTVGYVPQDMLSRATLTAFESVMVSARRRGEGTGNALEKTAAVMHRLGITKLSDRMISDMSGGQRQLVAVAQMLVRSPRVMLLDEPTSALDLRHQVELLQIIQDEVRGDDRQALVALHDLNLAARFCDELLVIKDGHTIAKGTPAEVLTPELLERVYGISARIINDAGVPIVCPVLRLPRHETPTDAGPMDPVSVDAETADPDVIAAVTSTRA